One genomic window of Paenibacillus xylanilyticus includes the following:
- a CDS encoding LysR family transcriptional regulator encodes MELRQLHYFLKVAQKEHVTQAAEELHVAQSAVSRQIHQLEEELGVDLFMQKGRNLQLTAVGQLFCKRVEGILKDLDKAVGEVHEFLDPEHGEIRIGFPHSLGIHLIPSVVAAFRQRYPNVKFRFKQGMFPTLIRDVLSAEVDLAFISPFPEKHDQVAGDIVLTEELHAILPPNHPLAGEEEIALEQLKDDKFVLFSKGYSLRPIVWHACLEAGFTPKIAFEGEETDTIRGLVAAGMGVSLLPEMALFQTNPLQPAHVAISHPKVTRTIGLIHRADDKLPLVAQSFRSFLLNYFGLQQNNTPSE; translated from the coding sequence GTGGAATTAAGACAGTTGCATTACTTTTTGAAAGTGGCACAGAAGGAGCATGTGACCCAAGCAGCCGAAGAGCTGCATGTCGCACAGTCAGCAGTGAGTCGTCAGATTCATCAGCTGGAAGAAGAGCTGGGTGTTGACCTCTTCATGCAAAAGGGGAGGAATCTGCAGTTGACGGCAGTAGGTCAGCTCTTCTGCAAGCGTGTTGAAGGGATTTTAAAGGATCTGGACAAAGCAGTCGGGGAAGTTCATGAGTTTTTGGATCCGGAACATGGTGAAATTCGTATTGGTTTTCCTCATAGTCTGGGTATCCATCTGATTCCTTCGGTCGTGGCCGCATTTCGTCAGCGTTATCCCAATGTCAAATTCAGATTTAAGCAGGGCATGTTCCCGACGCTCATTCGTGACGTGCTGTCTGCTGAGGTGGATCTGGCTTTCATATCACCTTTTCCGGAAAAGCATGATCAGGTCGCAGGTGATATCGTGCTAACCGAAGAATTACATGCCATTCTTCCTCCGAATCACCCGCTTGCAGGAGAAGAGGAAATTGCACTTGAACAGCTCAAAGATGATAAATTTGTACTGTTCAGCAAAGGGTATTCATTGCGCCCGATCGTTTGGCATGCCTGCCTGGAAGCAGGATTTACGCCGAAAATTGCTTTTGAAGGTGAAGAGACGGACACCATCCGCGGGTTGGTTGCAGCGGGCATGGGAGTGAGTCTGCTGCCGGAAATGGCACTTTTCCAGACCAATCCACTGCAACCGGCACATGTTGCCATTTCTCATCCCAAAGTAACGCGGACCATTGGGTTAATCCATCGGGCGGATGACAAATTGCCACTTGTAGCACAGTCATTTCGTTCGTTTTTACTTAACTACTTCGGTTTACAGCAAAACAATACCCCATCCGAGTAA
- a CDS encoding zinc metallopeptidase, translating to MSFNNGMFVLIIIAFLLSLWAQFRVKSTFNRWSGVQNLNGMTGYDAARHMLDANGLHDVPIEPVRGALSDHYDPINRVVRLSEPVYYENSISAVSVACHEVGHAIQHKESYPMLALRHRIFPIVNFASGLAPFLLIAGFIFNAMNLVGLGIIFFSVTVAFQLITLPVEFNASNRAREIMVSEGYIRNEEEKGVAKVLNAAALTYVAAALISLLELIRYIGIFNSRD from the coding sequence ATGAGTTTTAATAACGGTATGTTCGTTTTGATCATTATCGCCTTCTTGCTCTCCTTGTGGGCGCAATTTCGCGTTAAGAGTACATTCAACCGTTGGTCGGGAGTCCAAAACCTGAACGGCATGACTGGGTATGATGCAGCTCGTCATATGCTGGATGCTAATGGTCTGCACGACGTTCCAATTGAACCCGTGCGCGGGGCCCTCTCCGATCACTACGATCCGATAAACCGGGTTGTACGATTGTCCGAACCTGTATATTATGAAAATTCAATATCAGCTGTTTCCGTAGCCTGTCACGAGGTCGGCCATGCCATACAGCACAAGGAAAGCTATCCGATGCTGGCTCTTCGCCACCGGATCTTCCCGATTGTAAACTTCGCATCTGGACTTGCACCTTTTCTGTTGATTGCCGGTTTTATCTTCAACGCCATGAACCTTGTTGGTCTCGGTATCATCTTCTTCTCCGTTACCGTTGCGTTCCAGCTCATCACGTTGCCCGTAGAGTTCAATGCCAGCAATCGAGCTCGTGAAATCATGGTTTCTGAAGGTTACATTCGCAATGAAGAAGAAAAAGGTGTTGCCAAGGTTCTGAACGCCGCAGCGTTAACCTATGTGGCCGCTGCACTGATCTCCCTGCTTGAATTGATCCGTTACATCGGAATTTTCAACAGTCGCGACTAA
- a CDS encoding MerR family transcriptional regulator gives MKLFRIGELAKTAGVSERTIDYYTKLGLIAPEERTEKNYRLYSNETLTRLERIVQMKQEKYSLDEIKQSLEKWSLVSTEEQVASKLTTLELHVQQLEREVNELKPLLGEMKPVQARKMMAGLLTKSAGTMEALKILLENTMM, from the coding sequence ATGAAACTGTTTCGGATTGGCGAACTTGCCAAGACCGCTGGTGTAAGTGAACGGACGATTGATTACTACACGAAGCTTGGTTTGATCGCTCCTGAAGAGCGGACAGAAAAAAACTATCGTCTATATAGTAATGAAACTTTAACCAGACTTGAACGTATTGTACAGATGAAACAAGAGAAATATAGTCTCGACGAGATTAAGCAATCTCTTGAGAAGTGGAGTCTGGTTAGCACAGAAGAGCAGGTTGCCAGCAAACTGACAACTCTTGAACTCCATGTTCAACAACTTGAGCGAGAGGTCAATGAACTCAAACCGCTGCTTGGCGAGATGAAACCTGTACAAGCACGTAAGATGATGGCAGGCCTACTCACGAAAAGTGCCGGTACGATGGAAGCCTTGAAAATCTTGCTTGAGAACACCATGATGTAG